One genomic region from Halosolutus amylolyticus encodes:
- a CDS encoding IS5 family transposase codes for MSSEIRRFTRECVTKAKEAVENPDEPADPEGGGGFAEWAMLTLHALRIELGKSYRQTIDLLSEMPGILEEIGLTRLPHFTVLRDWFEQIPMKTYRAFLRESAEKRTGHAAIDSTGFDRDQPSRHYAQRAHYRVRTLKVTALVDVETLYVTDVHVSAKTPSDFRIGLQVTRRNAGDLLSVAADRGYDDKAFRDELRAHGIRPLIKHRIYWALDHAHNVRMDRDRYNRRWMVETVFSSLKRTLGSAVRARSWHLEFREMVLKCAVYNLRRTVRYP; via the coding sequence GTGAGTTCTGAAATCCGCCGCTTCACCCGAGAATGCGTCACGAAAGCTAAAGAGGCTGTCGAGAACCCAGACGAACCCGCCGATCCCGAAGGAGGAGGCGGGTTCGCCGAATGGGCGATGCTCACGCTGCATGCACTGAGAATCGAGCTGGGGAAGTCCTACCGCCAGACGATCGACCTTCTGAGCGAAATGCCCGGCATTCTCGAAGAAATCGGGCTCACACGTCTCCCTCACTTCACCGTTCTCCGTGACTGGTTCGAACAGATCCCGATGAAGACGTACCGTGCGTTTCTCCGCGAATCAGCCGAGAAACGCACTGGCCACGCTGCCATCGATTCAACGGGGTTCGACCGTGACCAGCCCTCACGCCACTACGCCCAGCGGGCGCATTACCGCGTTCGGACGCTGAAAGTCACCGCCTTAGTTGACGTCGAAACGCTGTACGTCACCGACGTCCACGTCTCGGCGAAAACTCCATCCGATTTCAGAATCGGCCTGCAGGTCACCCGCCGAAATGCGGGTGACCTGCTCTCAGTGGCCGCAGACCGTGGTTACGACGACAAAGCGTTCCGAGACGAACTTCGCGCACACGGGATTCGGCCACTGATTAAACATCGCATCTACTGGGCGCTCGATCACGCGCATAACGTCCGCATGGATCGTGATCGATACAACCGTCGCTGGATGGTTGAAACCGTCTTCTCAAGCCTCAAGCGCACGCTCGGCTCCGCCGTGCGTGCGCGAAGCTGGCATCTTGAGTTTCGTGAGATGGTGCTCAAATGTGCCGTCTATAATCTTCGCCGAACGGTGAGATATCCGTAG